The Chitinophaga niabensis genome segment AGAGGCCAGAATTACAAAACGCTCTGGCATCCGCAAAAGCAACTGTTCATGCCGAAAGATATCCAGGGCAACTGGGTCAATATCGATCCCAAGTTTGATGGCGGTATGGGAGGAAGAGAATTCTATGATGAGAATAACGGTTATACTTATAAGTGGCAGGTACAGCAGGATATCCCCGGCCTGATCAGTTTAATGGGAGGAAAGAAAGGTTTTGAAGCCCAGCTGGACCAACTCTACCGGGAAGACCTGGGCCGTTCCAAATATACTTTCCAGGCAACGTTCCCGGATGCTACCGGTTTGGTGGGCCAGTTCTCCATGGGTAACGAACCGAGCTTCCATATTCCGTACCTCTATAATTTTACGGATGCTCCCTGGAAAACACAGAAACGCACCCGCTTCCTTTTAGATGTATGGTTTAAGGATAACATCTTTGGGATCCCCGGCGATGAAGATGGTGGCGGTATGACGGCATTTGTGGTGTTCACTGCCATGGGCTTCTACCCTATTACCCCCGGCCTGCCTGTATATACTATTGGCAGCCCTGTATTCAGCAAAGTAAGTATTGACCTCCCGGGCGGCAAACAATTCCGCATCACGGCAAATGGTTCTTCCGTTGTTAATAAATATATACAAAGCGCAAAGATAGATGGCAAGGAACTGAACACGCCTTTCTTCACCCATGAACAACTGGTGAACGGCGGGCATCTTGAACTGGAGATGGGACCCAAACCTAACAAGCAATGGGGTACTGCAACTTACACCCCGCAATCGCTTTCCGTCAAATAATTATTAATCCATCATAATTCTGACTTATGCCCTTTTTCTATTTTTTACCGCCATAGTCTGCATGAAGCAGTCAGAAACAGTGAAATAACCATAATTCAACCAAATATTAACGTTATGAAAAAAATCTATTACCTATTGATGCTGCTTAGCATTTTTCCGCTCTGTGCGCTGGCACAACAGAAAACCATCAGTGGGAAAGTAACAGATGCCAAGGACGGCAGCGCCTTACCTGGTGTAAATGTTTTCACCACAGATGCTGCCGGCAAAAGAACAGGGGTTACCACTAATTTACGGGGAGAATATTCCATAAATGTTCCCGCCGCAGCCACCGAAATATTATTTGTTTACCTGGGTATGAACACTGTCACTGAACAGATCAATGGCAGAAGCACTATCAATGTTGCCTTAAGTGCATCAGATGCACAATTGGAACAAGTGGTGGTGGTAGGTTACGGTACCCGCAGAAAAGAAACCCTCACAGGTGCGGTGAGTAATATATCGGCCAAGGAGATCCAGACCACTACTAATATCAGTTTAGCGCAAAAATTACAGGGAAAGGTAGCCGGTTTGCAGATCCGCCAGTTAGGTGGTGAGCCCGGTACTTTCGACAATATGATCAATCTCCGTGGTTTTGGTACACCGCTCTTTGTTATTGACGGGATTGCCCGTGATGGTGCCGGTGAATTCCAACGGCTGAACCCGGATGATATTGAGAGCGTGTCTTTCCTGAAAGATGCCTCTGCTGCCATCTATGGTTTACGTGCTGCCAACGGGGTAGTGATCGTTACCACTAAAAAAGGATATGTAGGCAAACCGCGTTTTGATTATACCGGCGTAGTAGGTATGATGAAACCAACGGATGTACCCTTAATGTCCAGCGCCGCCCAATGGATGCAAATGCGGAACGAAGCAGCCATCTTTGCAGGCGGCTCTCCCTTCCTCACCAAAGATGAGCTACAGAAATGGATAGATGGTGTGCCGGGTTATGAAAGTACTGACTGGTACGATGTGACCATGAAGAAACATGCCCTGCAGCAACAACACAATCTTTCTGCCGCGGGCGGAACAGAGAAAACACAATACTTCATGAGCCTTGCCTATGCAGAAGAAGGCGGTTTATTGAAAAGTAACGACATGGGCTATAAAAGGTTCAACCTGCGTTCCAATATTACCACTGAGTTGCATAAGAACCTGAAAGCAGAATTATTCCTCGCCGGCAGGTATGATAAAAGAGAGGTACCGGGTGAAAACTTCTTCAACATATTCAAAGGTACACGTGTAACGCTGCCAACGGAAAAGCCCTATGCCAACAATAACCCGGATTATCCCGCAGTAGTAACACCTTCCAATCAGAACCCGCTGATATTGTCCAACCGCGATATTACCGGTTACAATGAAAGCGTAACAAGGAATGTACAGTCTACCCTGGTATTAACGTATACGGTTCCCTTTGTACAGGGCCTCAGCCTGCGTGCTTCCGGTGCGTACGATATGACCAGTTATCAGAACAAGGATGTATCCAAGCCCTATAAGCTTTACACTTATGTAGGCAACCAGTATATACCGCAACCACAAAGGGTGGGTACGGCGAGCATATCCAACGATTTTGGGAATTACAACCAGCTCAACCTCCAGGGTCAGATAAACTACGCCAGAACATTTGGTAAAGCCCATAATGTTACCGGCCTCCTGGTAGTAGAACAAATGCAGAACTGGAGCAGAACCGGTTACCTGAAACGTTACTATGAATTTTTCACCAGCGATCAGATCCCTGCCGGTAGTTCTTTAGGTGCAGAGAATAACGGAGGTGAAGGCCAAAGTGCCAACCTTTCTTATATCGGCCGTTTCAGCTATGACTACAACAGGAAATACCTGATAGATTTTGCGTTCAGGCAAGATGGTTCTTTCCGTTACCATCCCAGCAAAAGATGGAGTTTCTTCCCTGTGGTTACGGGTGGATGGAGACTGTCCGAAGAACCTTTTATGAAAGAAAAGGTGCCGCTTATCTCCAACCTGAAACTGAGAGCTTCTTACGGTCTTGTGGGCAGCGACCAGGGTAATCCATTCCAGTACATTGCGGGTTTCTCTACTTCCGGTGGTGGCAGGTATGAATTTGAAAATGGTGCTTTAACGAATGGTGCGGCCTCTCCTGCTATTGTAAACGATCAGTTGCAATGGAACACTTCCAGGGTAACAGATATTGGTATAGACCTCGGATTATTCCGCGGCAAACTGAATATTGAATTTGATGTATACCGCAGGGACCGTGAAGGGCTCCTGGCTTACAGGAATGTATCCCTCCCCAATACCTTCGGTGGCACATTGCCACAGGAGAACCTGAACTCAGACCGTGTACAGGGGCTTGAATTCACGATCAACCACAATAACAGGATCAACGATTTCCAATATAACATTTCAGCCAACTTCAACTATTCCCGTACCATGAACATGTATGTGGAAAGAGGCGCTTATGGTAATAGCTTCAGAAGATGGAAAACAGGCAGCGACTACCGTTACAATGATATTGTATGGGGCTTCACTTACCTGGGCCAGTTCCAGAACCAGGATGAGATCAACAGAGCGCCGCTGCAAAATGGCGATCAGGCTAATATCCGCGAACTGCCTGGTGATTTCAGATACCAGGATACCAATAACGATGGTTTGATCAATGATAATGATCAGCTGCCTTTATGGATGGGTGCTAATGGTACCAACGATAACCAGAACCCCCAGGGTAAAAATCCCAAGATCAACTACGGCCTTTCTCTGAATGGTTCCTGGAAAGGAATTGATGTGAACATATTGTTCCAGGGTGCCGCGATGTATACTGTTCGTTTCAGCGAGGTCTATGCGGAAATTATGGCCTTCAGAGGGAACACCCCCGCTTACTTCTTTGACAGATGGCACAAGGCTGACCCTTATGATCCAAACAGCGCATGGGTACCGGGCAAATGGCCTGCATCCAGGTTCAATGGAGATGTGGGCAGCATGTACCGCGAAAGTTCTGTATGGCGCAAAGATGCTTCTTACCTGCGTTTAAAAAGTGTTGAACTGGGGTATACCATCAGCCCTAAAATATACAGGGCATCCGGCATCCAGCGGATCCGCATATTCGCGAATGGTTTCAACCTCTTCACCTGGGCAGATTCTTTCGTAAAAGCATTTGATCCGGAAAGACTGGAAGGATTGTTCAATGCAGGGTTCAACTACCCGCTCACCAAGAACTATAATGTTGGTGTAAACCTTAACTTCTAAAGCCATGGTCATGAAAATCTATAAATTGAAAATGTTATTGATCGTTACAGGCATGATGCTCTTCAGCTGTAACAGTGTGCTGGAACTCCAGCCTACAGATAAGATCAGAGCAGAAGACCTCTTCGGCGATCCACAGGGTGTGAAGCTCTATATGGCTAACCTCTATTACCAGCTGCCTATTGAAGACTTTGCTTATTTCAGAGCAGGCTTCAATCAGAACGGCGGCGATCCTAATAACGGCGGCTGGTCTCCAGCCATGGCTGCGGATGAAGCCATGCACTCAGAGTTCGGCGATTTTATCGGAGACGGGGATTATCATTACTGGGAGCCGGGTTATAAACTGATCCGCGACGTAAACCTGCTGATAGATGCTATCCCCACCCTGGATATCCTCGCACCTGAAAAGGCGGTATTGACCGGTGAAGCTAATTTCATCAAAGCATTTGCTTACTTCGGGCTTGCCAAAAGATATGGCGGTGTTTCCCTGATCAAGGCCACACAAAAATATACCGGCAATGTGGAAGACCTCAAAGTTCCCCGCAGCACTGAAAAAGAAACATGGGATTATGTACTGGAGCTCTGCGATATAGCCATTGCCAACCTTGGTGCGGAAAAAGGCAGGCGTGCATCCAAATGGGCCGCTTATGCTTTAAAATCACGCGCTGCTTTGCATGCTGCTTCCCTTGCTAAATTTGGCAGCAGGGCACCCATGTCCGGCAATGCAGTTACACAAAAACTGGTAGGGCTGGATGCTGCCGATGCTGCAGGTTATTATGCTGCCTGTATCGCTGCTTCCCAGGCTATCATGACTTCCGGCGTACACGCTCTTTACATGCCTAATCCCGGTTCTGTAGACGCAGCAGCTGAGAACTACCGCGCATTGTTCCAGGACCCTAATGTGGCAAAAGACAATGAAGCTATCCTCATCAAAGGATATACTTTACCGGGTAACAACCAGGGGCATAACTATGATATCTGGTACCAGCCTGCACAGGTAGCTAACGGATGGCCTCACCCCGGCAGGATGAACCCAACGCTGGACCTTGTGGATGCCTATGAAGCTTATGCCAACCCGGGCCAGGAAGCGCCCATTGTTACTACGGCAGAAGGGAATGTAACAGATTATAACGGTTTCAATCCTGCATTGAACTATATCCGTTATGATTCTCCCAACGATATCTTCAAAGGAAAAGATGCACGCCTCTGGGCTACCACCATCCTTCCAGGCACCAACTGGAAAGGCATCCCCATCATCATCCAGGCAGGATATGTGAAACCGGATGGCACAACCGCTATCCGCATCAAAGACCAGATAGATGTGGCGGGCACTACTTATTATACGTATGGTGCAGCCAGTACTACACAGTATTCCGGCTTTGATACCTATGGTGGTAATAATACACGTACAGGTTTCGGATTCAAAAAGTTCATGAACCAGAACAGTCCTATTGTTCCGGGCTGGAACCAAAGCACTTCTGACTGGGTTGAATTCAGGTATGCAGAAGTACTGCTGAACTTTGCAGAAGCTGTAGTGGAAAGTGGTACCGGCGATGCTGCCGCTGCTGCCAAAGCTATCAACGATATCCGCAAACGCGCAGGGCATACCGTAGATATTCCTTTAACTGCGGCAAATGTACAAAGGGAAAGAAGAGTGGAACTGGCATTTGAGAACAAACGTTTCTGGGACCTGATCCGCAGGAGAGAATTCCATACCACTTTCAACAACCGGTATATGCACACCCTGCTGCCGTTGAGAGACCTGAGGACCTCACCTGCCAAGTACATCTTTGTACGGGTAAACACGCCGAATTCCAATACCAGGACCTTTGAGCCAAAAGCTTACTACCGTTACATTCCGGGCATCGGTGCCAATGGTCTTGTTCAAAACCCGCAGTACTAATCTTCAAAACAGATTATCATGAAAAAGTTAAGTTCTATCATACTGATCGCAGCACTGGCCCTGGCTTCCTGTGAGAAAGATAATTACGACGGGCCCAATGCGGGATTATCAGGCAACTTTATAGACGCCACCACCAAAGCCCTTGTAGAGCAGGATATTATCCGTGGTACGGAAATAGAGATCCTGGAAAAAGGTTATACAGAAGCACAATACCTCATTGTTAAAAACGATGGTACTTATGCCAACACCCTGTTGTTTGCCAATACTTATACCGTTAGGCCGGTAAGAGGCAACTTCATTCCCATTGAAGCACAGGAAGTGAATATCCAGGGGCAGACTAAACTGGATTTTACGGTAACACCTTTCATCCGCGTGAACAATGTGAGCATTGTTAAAACCGGTACCAAGGTGGTAGCCACTTTCAAACTGCAACAGAATGTGATCAACAATGTGCAGAAGATCGGCCTCTATGCACACCAGGATTCCCGCGTGGGAGAACCCATGCGCCAGGTGGCAACTGAGCGGGATATCAATGCAGTAGTGGATGCCAATACGGTCTATACATTAGAGATAGACCTCGCTGCCAACAGCACGATCCTAAAACCCGGCAAGCCTTTTTACTTCAGGGTAGGTGCAAAGATAGACATGGGTGAAACCAAGTTTAACTATGCCCCGGCTGTTAAAATAGACTTGTAAAAATACTGGGGGCTGATCACGACAACTCGTTTTTCACTGTTCTGGTTCGTTGTGTCAGTCCCCATTTAACTTTTTAACATGAGAAAATACGCACTGATAGCAGCAGCTGTTCTTTTAACCCTCAGCTGTTCTAAAAAAACATCCAGCGGTCCTCCGCCCAATCCACCAGGGCCACCAGACCCTCCTGTTCAGGAAGTTGTATATGATGAAACCGGCTGCCTCTTCAAATCCTACAATGGATTAGTAATGGCCGGATACCAGGGATGGTTTGCGGCAGAAGGAGATGCATCTGAAAGAGGCTGGTACCATTTCCAGAACGGCAGCTGCGGCGGTTTTAAACCAGGCTGTTCCACTGTTGACTTCTGGCCGGATATGGCAGAGTACACAAAAACATACCCCTCTCCTTTTAAATTTGCCAATGGGAACACGGCACATCTCTATAGCCCTTATGACGAAGAAAGTATAGACCTGCATTTCAAATGGATGCAGCAGTATGGGCTGGATGGTGTTTTCATGCAGCGCTTTGTAGGAGAGATCAAGAACACCAATGTAAAAGGCAAAAGGCATTTTAATAAAGTACTGGAGAACGCTTTAAAAGCAGCGAAGAAATATTCCCGCGCTATCTGCGTGATGTATGATCTCAGCGGTTGCACCTCAGAAGATGTAGCTTACCTGGAGCAGGACTGGAATGAATTACAGACCCTGTTCAAACTGTTTGACAATGTGGCCAATCCCACCTACCTGCGCCATAATAAAAGACCAATGGTCACTATCTGGGGCGTGGGCTTCAATGATAACCGGAAGTATACGATAGCGGATGTAGACAGATTGGTGGATAAGATAAAAGGCCCTACCAAAAAGGTTTCCGTGATGCTGGGCGTTCCCTACTTCTGGAGAACTTTAAAGAATGATACGGAGAACTCTACCCTGCTGCACACGCTCATTAAAAAAACAGATGTGATCATGCCATGGGCAGTTGGGCGTTATAATAATGACAACTACGCCAATGTAGCCGGTGGAGAACTGGCAGGAGATATTCAATGGTGTACTACCAACAAAGTGGATTATGTGCCATTGGTGTTTCCCGGTTTCAGCTGGGGTAATCTCAGGAACGATCCTTCCCTCTATAATTCCATTCCACGCCTGAAAGGAGATTTTCTCTGGAAGCAGGTGGCAGGAGCAAAACTGTCCGGCGCAAGATCATTGTACGTAGCTATGTTTGATGAAATAGATGAAGGCACCGCTATTTATAAATGTGCGCGGGAAGGAGAACTTCCCTTACATGCAGATAAACGTTTCATTGGCATTGATGCAGACCTTCCTTCAGACCATTACCTCTGGCTCGCAGGCCAGGCTACCAGGTGGTTCCATGGAGAAGGCGGCTTTACTAACACCAGACCTGTAAGATAAAAAGATATGAGACTACTATTCACCACGTTGCTGATACTGGCTAACACCTTGCTCTTTTCACAACTAAAACACAGTAAGCAAACCAGCTATCCTACTTATAAAGGACTTGTAATGGCAGGTTACCAGGGATGGTTCCGTGCGGAAGGAGATGGCTCCAATGCAAGACGGTTTGCTTATGGGAATGAAGACCGCAGCGGCATAGACATGTGGCCGGATGTAACGGAGTATGAAAGAACATATAACACTCCCTGGAAACTAAAGAACGGAGAACCTGCAAAGTTCTTCAGTTCTTATGATAAAAGTTCTGTAGACCTTCATTTTAAATGGATGCAGGAATATGGTGTTGATGGCGTGTTTATGCAAAGGTTCTTCAACAATGCCAAAAACCGGGATTCCATTTCGGGTGTTATTATGAAGAATGCCTTTGCCGCCGCCACCAAATACAAAAGGGCTATTGCGGTGATGTATGATCTTTCCGGCCTGCGGGGTTCGGGAGAAGACTGCTCTGCATTGATAGAGGACTGGAAATATATGGTGGACCAGCTGAAGGTGACCAACGCGCCCGGCTATCTGCATCACAACGGCAAACCGCTGGTGACCATATGGGGTGTTGGTTTCCCTGACCGCCCGTATAACATCCGCAATATTGGCCTGGAAAAGCTGATGGACTTCCTGCAAAATGATCCGGTGTATGGAGGATGTTCTATTATGCTGGGTGTACCCACTGCCTGGCGTACCCTGAATGCAGATTGCATCAATGATCCCTACCTCCATCAACTGATCCGCAAATCCGATATTGTATTACCCTGGATGGTGCAACGTTATTCCCCATTGCTGCATAACGATATGGACCGTTACCGCGATAACCTGATAGATGACCTGGCCTGGTGCAGGGCAAATAAGGTAGATTATGTGCCTTGTATCTATCCTGGTTTCAGCTGGCATAACCTGAGCCGTTACGAGTTCCCTGACGATGTGAAACCTGTAGGTTCTATCCCCCGCCAGGGTGGCCGTTTCTATTGGCAGCAGGTAGCTACCGCTTTAACTGCAGGGGCTTCTATGCTGTATGTGGCTATGTTTGATGAAGTGAATGAGGCTACGGCTATCTTCAAAGGCAGCAATAATCCACCGGTGAGTACAAAAACCTCCTTTATTGATATGGATGGCATGCCCTCAGATCATTATCTCTGGTTAACAGGGGAAGCAGCTAAAATGCTGCGGAATGAAAAACCCCTGAGCCTGAAGATGCCGGTCAGGAAATAACAAACCTGAATTCCATAGAGGGGATGTATCATTTTTTTGATACATCCCCTTTTTTTATACATTTACAGGGATTCCACATTCCACGATAAACTTTTCATTACATGTCAACATCCAGAAGAGATTTTCTCAAACTGAGTGCGTTGGGCGGTACAAGCTTGCTCCTGCCCCATTTCCCGGCATTCGCCCTGCCTGCAGACAATGAATTACTTACCTTAAGCGATCAGCTGGTACGCCAATGGGGAGCGCAATTACTGGCCTTACAGGAAAACAATGGCGGTATTAAGTGCCCTGCCTGTAACACTGTACATGGCAGATGCGGGGATGCTATTTATCCCCTGCTATACATGGCAGATAAAACCGGGGACAAGCAATACCTGGATGCGGTACACCACCTGTACAACTGGATGGAAGAGAACGTAAGCACTCCTGACGGCGCCTGGATCAATGAAGCGAAAGTAAACTTCTGGAAAGGTATCACTGTTTTCACTTCCGTTACACTGGCTGAATCCCTTATTCATTTCGGGCACCTGCTGGATAAGGCAACGGTAGAAAAATGGAAGGCCCGTTTGCTGAAAGCAGGGGAATATGTTTACAATACCTTTAGCATCAATTTCGGCAATATCAATTACCCTGTTTCTGCCAGTTATGCGCTGTGCCTGTTAGGTAAATACCTGGACCAGCCACACTTTACAGAAAAAGGCAAAACACTGGCGCATGAAGCCCTGGCCTCCTTTACACCGAAAGACAATTTCCTCTTCGGGGAAGGAAAACCAATACCGGCCAAAAGCACAAAAGGATGTTATGCGGTAGACCTTGGGTACAATGTGGAAGAATCCCTTCCTTCCATGGTCCTATATGCGAAGCTGATGAATGATAAGGTGGTAATGGACAAAGCGGTACAATCCATGAAAGCGCATATGGAGTTCATGCTGCCGGACGGCGCATGGGATAACAGCTGGGGAACCCGGAACTTTAAATGGACCTGGTGGGGCAGCAGGACCAGCGATGGCTGCCAGCCTGCATATGGTCTGATGGCAGACAGGGACCCGGCTTTCTATACGGTAGCCCTGAGAAATACCCGGCTGCTGGCACAATGCACATATAACAACCTGCTTCATGGAGGGCCCCATTATGTACAGCATGGCGTACTGCCCTGTGTGAACCATTCCATGGCACACAGTAAAGCATTGGTAACCCTGCTGATGCATGCCAAAGAAGTAAAGCCCTCCAAAGCCAGGCTACCAAGAGAAAGTGCTTACGGCATAAAAGCTTTTCCGGATATCTATACCTGGCTGATTGCAAAAGACAAGTGGCGCGGTACAGTGACGGGATATGACCAGGAATATGTAATGAAAGGCGGGCATGCCAGTGGCGGTGCATTATCCCTGCTGTGGCATGAAAAGGCAGGCACCATCCTGGTGGCCAGTATGAACAGGTACCAGCTGCAGGAAGCCATTAATATGCAGCCGGATAAAGATCCCAACAGTATGTGCCTTACCCCCAGGTTTGAAACAGGCAACTTCCGCAATGTAAATGACCTCAAGGCCACGGTGACCACAACACAAACAAATGAGCGCATCACCTTGGAATCCCGCTCTTCCCTGGTGGATGAAAATCAGTCACCGGCACCGGATGCCAGCTGTAAAACCAGGTATACATTTAGTAAGGATGCCGTACTGATCCATGCCAGCACCT includes the following:
- a CDS encoding SusC/RagA family TonB-linked outer membrane protein, with protein sequence MKKIYYLLMLLSIFPLCALAQQKTISGKVTDAKDGSALPGVNVFTTDAAGKRTGVTTNLRGEYSINVPAAATEILFVYLGMNTVTEQINGRSTINVALSASDAQLEQVVVVGYGTRRKETLTGAVSNISAKEIQTTTNISLAQKLQGKVAGLQIRQLGGEPGTFDNMINLRGFGTPLFVIDGIARDGAGEFQRLNPDDIESVSFLKDASAAIYGLRAANGVVIVTTKKGYVGKPRFDYTGVVGMMKPTDVPLMSSAAQWMQMRNEAAIFAGGSPFLTKDELQKWIDGVPGYESTDWYDVTMKKHALQQQHNLSAAGGTEKTQYFMSLAYAEEGGLLKSNDMGYKRFNLRSNITTELHKNLKAELFLAGRYDKREVPGENFFNIFKGTRVTLPTEKPYANNNPDYPAVVTPSNQNPLILSNRDITGYNESVTRNVQSTLVLTYTVPFVQGLSLRASGAYDMTSYQNKDVSKPYKLYTYVGNQYIPQPQRVGTASISNDFGNYNQLNLQGQINYARTFGKAHNVTGLLVVEQMQNWSRTGYLKRYYEFFTSDQIPAGSSLGAENNGGEGQSANLSYIGRFSYDYNRKYLIDFAFRQDGSFRYHPSKRWSFFPVVTGGWRLSEEPFMKEKVPLISNLKLRASYGLVGSDQGNPFQYIAGFSTSGGGRYEFENGALTNGAASPAIVNDQLQWNTSRVTDIGIDLGLFRGKLNIEFDVYRRDREGLLAYRNVSLPNTFGGTLPQENLNSDRVQGLEFTINHNNRINDFQYNISANFNYSRTMNMYVERGAYGNSFRRWKTGSDYRYNDIVWGFTYLGQFQNQDEINRAPLQNGDQANIRELPGDFRYQDTNNDGLINDNDQLPLWMGANGTNDNQNPQGKNPKINYGLSLNGSWKGIDVNILFQGAAMYTVRFSEVYAEIMAFRGNTPAYFFDRWHKADPYDPNSAWVPGKWPASRFNGDVGSMYRESSVWRKDASYLRLKSVELGYTISPKIYRASGIQRIRIFANGFNLFTWADSFVKAFDPERLEGLFNAGFNYPLTKNYNVGVNLNF
- a CDS encoding RagB/SusD family nutrient uptake outer membrane protein, which encodes MKIYKLKMLLIVTGMMLFSCNSVLELQPTDKIRAEDLFGDPQGVKLYMANLYYQLPIEDFAYFRAGFNQNGGDPNNGGWSPAMAADEAMHSEFGDFIGDGDYHYWEPGYKLIRDVNLLIDAIPTLDILAPEKAVLTGEANFIKAFAYFGLAKRYGGVSLIKATQKYTGNVEDLKVPRSTEKETWDYVLELCDIAIANLGAEKGRRASKWAAYALKSRAALHAASLAKFGSRAPMSGNAVTQKLVGLDAADAAGYYAACIAASQAIMTSGVHALYMPNPGSVDAAAENYRALFQDPNVAKDNEAILIKGYTLPGNNQGHNYDIWYQPAQVANGWPHPGRMNPTLDLVDAYEAYANPGQEAPIVTTAEGNVTDYNGFNPALNYIRYDSPNDIFKGKDARLWATTILPGTNWKGIPIIIQAGYVKPDGTTAIRIKDQIDVAGTTYYTYGAASTTQYSGFDTYGGNNTRTGFGFKKFMNQNSPIVPGWNQSTSDWVEFRYAEVLLNFAEAVVESGTGDAAAAAKAINDIRKRAGHTVDIPLTAANVQRERRVELAFENKRFWDLIRRREFHTTFNNRYMHTLLPLRDLRTSPAKYIFVRVNTPNSNTRTFEPKAYYRYIPGIGANGLVQNPQY
- a CDS encoding DUF3823 domain-containing protein — translated: MKKLSSIILIAALALASCEKDNYDGPNAGLSGNFIDATTKALVEQDIIRGTEIEILEKGYTEAQYLIVKNDGTYANTLLFANTYTVRPVRGNFIPIEAQEVNIQGQTKLDFTVTPFIRVNNVSIVKTGTKVVATFKLQQNVINNVQKIGLYAHQDSRVGEPMRQVATERDINAVVDANTVYTLEIDLAANSTILKPGKPFYFRVGAKIDMGETKFNYAPAVKIDL
- a CDS encoding glycoside hydrolase family 71/99-like protein, producing the protein MRKYALIAAAVLLTLSCSKKTSSGPPPNPPGPPDPPVQEVVYDETGCLFKSYNGLVMAGYQGWFAAEGDASERGWYHFQNGSCGGFKPGCSTVDFWPDMAEYTKTYPSPFKFANGNTAHLYSPYDEESIDLHFKWMQQYGLDGVFMQRFVGEIKNTNVKGKRHFNKVLENALKAAKKYSRAICVMYDLSGCTSEDVAYLEQDWNELQTLFKLFDNVANPTYLRHNKRPMVTIWGVGFNDNRKYTIADVDRLVDKIKGPTKKVSVMLGVPYFWRTLKNDTENSTLLHTLIKKTDVIMPWAVGRYNNDNYANVAGGELAGDIQWCTTNKVDYVPLVFPGFSWGNLRNDPSLYNSIPRLKGDFLWKQVAGAKLSGARSLYVAMFDEIDEGTAIYKCAREGELPLHADKRFIGIDADLPSDHYLWLAGQATRWFHGEGGFTNTRPVR
- a CDS encoding glycoside hydrolase family 71/99-like protein; translated protein: MRLLFTTLLILANTLLFSQLKHSKQTSYPTYKGLVMAGYQGWFRAEGDGSNARRFAYGNEDRSGIDMWPDVTEYERTYNTPWKLKNGEPAKFFSSYDKSSVDLHFKWMQEYGVDGVFMQRFFNNAKNRDSISGVIMKNAFAAATKYKRAIAVMYDLSGLRGSGEDCSALIEDWKYMVDQLKVTNAPGYLHHNGKPLVTIWGVGFPDRPYNIRNIGLEKLMDFLQNDPVYGGCSIMLGVPTAWRTLNADCINDPYLHQLIRKSDIVLPWMVQRYSPLLHNDMDRYRDNLIDDLAWCRANKVDYVPCIYPGFSWHNLSRYEFPDDVKPVGSIPRQGGRFYWQQVATALTAGASMLYVAMFDEVNEATAIFKGSNNPPVSTKTSFIDMDGMPSDHYLWLTGEAAKMLRNEKPLSLKMPVRK
- a CDS encoding twin-arginine translocation signal domain-containing protein; its protein translation is MSTSRRDFLKLSALGGTSLLLPHFPAFALPADNELLTLSDQLVRQWGAQLLALQENNGGIKCPACNTVHGRCGDAIYPLLYMADKTGDKQYLDAVHHLYNWMEENVSTPDGAWINEAKVNFWKGITVFTSVTLAESLIHFGHLLDKATVEKWKARLLKAGEYVYNTFSINFGNINYPVSASYALCLLGKYLDQPHFTEKGKTLAHEALASFTPKDNFLFGEGKPIPAKSTKGCYAVDLGYNVEESLPSMVLYAKLMNDKVVMDKAVQSMKAHMEFMLPDGAWDNSWGTRNFKWTWWGSRTSDGCQPAYGLMADRDPAFYTVALRNTRLLAQCTYNNLLHGGPHYVQHGVLPCVNHSMAHSKALVTLLMHAKEVKPSKARLPRESAYGIKAFPDIYTWLIAKDKWRGTVTGYDQEYVMKGGHASGGALSLLWHEKAGTILVASMNRYQLQEAINMQPDKDPNSMCLTPRFETGNFRNVNDLKATVTTTQTNERITLESRSSLVDENQSPAPDASCKTRYTFSKDAVLIHASTSNNEASYFLPVVSSNNEKISILSDKKIEIHKKGGLVKIEANAPMKVLARVFNFVPGVEALPIQFTARDIQIRISVS